A window from Oreochromis niloticus isolate F11D_XX unplaced genomic scaffold, O_niloticus_UMD_NMBU tig00008098_pilon, whole genome shotgun sequence encodes these proteins:
- the LOC109201477 gene encoding myelin-oligodendrocyte glycoprotein-like — translation MNKDPLKTGDLSLTVNYPIQWNRDICTCTVYSGEGNILMKKRVELKVRDCQVEVEEGVDSVQLPFKTTGDLPGDTKVEWRRIEPKTLMTVHIYQNGSDQSEEQNQDYRDRTKMNEDLLKTGDLSLTLKHPTERDSGRYRCGAYRRESNIWREKTVLLRVKGEFKSGIKEGRSSSADATHLIADRSV, via the exons ATGAATAAAGACccgctgaaaactggagacctcagtttGACTGTGAACTACCCCATACAGTGGAACAGAGACATCtgcacctgcaccgtctacagcgGAGAGGGAAACATCCTGATGAAGAAGCGAGTGGAGctgaaggtcagag actgtcaggtggaggtggaggaagggGTGGATTCTGTCCAGCTACCCTTCAAAACCACTGGTGATCTACCTGGTGACACTAAAGTGGAGTGGAGACGCATTGAACCCAAAACACTTATGACTGTCCATATTTATCAGAATGGATCTGACCAGTCTGAAGAACAGAACCAGgattacagagaccgaacgaagatgaatgaagacctgctgaaaactggagacctcagtctgaccctgaaacaccccacagagagagacagtgggagATACAGATGTGGAGCTTACAGACGGGAGAGCAACATATGGAGGGAGAAAACAGTGCTACTTAGGGTCAAAG GAGAGTTCAAATCGGGAATCAAAGAGGGGAGATCCAGCTCAGCTGATGCAACTCATCTGATAGCTGATCGATCAGTTTGA